From a single Serratia surfactantfaciens genomic region:
- a CDS encoding TorD/DmsD family molecular chaperone, which yields MNEFSIVCRVLGTLFYRQPQDPLLVPLFALIKEGKLQQHWPLEQDDLLKRLQQGCDVNQLATDFNAMFVGSECSVSPFRSDYVEGASEAEVRTFLQQRGMPLAEAPADHFGQLLLAASWLEDQSQEDEAQAQIALFDEFLLPWCGRFLGKVEAHATTGFYRTLALMTRDAIQAMRDELAEYEQDDEAGDEEA from the coding sequence ATGAATGAGTTTTCCATTGTCTGCCGCGTGCTGGGTACGCTGTTCTATCGCCAGCCGCAGGATCCGCTGTTGGTGCCGCTGTTCGCCTTGATCAAAGAGGGCAAGCTGCAGCAACACTGGCCGCTGGAGCAGGATGACCTGCTGAAGCGCCTGCAGCAGGGTTGCGACGTCAACCAACTGGCGACCGACTTCAACGCTATGTTCGTCGGCAGCGAATGCAGCGTGTCGCCGTTCCGCTCCGACTACGTCGAAGGGGCCAGCGAAGCGGAAGTGCGCACCTTCCTGCAGCAGCGCGGCATGCCGCTGGCGGAGGCGCCGGCCGACCATTTCGGCCAGCTGCTGCTGGCCGCTTCCTGGCTGGAAGATCAATCGCAGGAAGATGAAGCGCAGGCGCAGATCGCCCTGTTCGACGAGTTTCTGCTGCCGTGGTGCGGCCGCTTCCTCGGCAAAGTGGAAGCGCACGCCACCACCGGTTTCTACCGCACGCTGGCGCTGATGACCCGCGATGCCATCCAGGCAATGCGCGACGAGCTGGCGGAGTACGAGCAGGACGACGAAGCGGGCGACGAAGAAGCGTAA
- the ftnA gene encoding non-heme ferritin translates to MLTQEMTQKLNEQLNLEFYSANLYLQMSAWCSDKGFEGAAAFLKEHSQEEMQHMQRLFDYLSDTGSLPLLGTIAAPPVEFESLADVFEQTYEHEKLITRQINELAHAAMSSHDYSTFNFLQWYVAEQHEEEKLFKSVLDKLALVGTSGKGLFFIDKDLKKMGAMGQGGNGQA, encoded by the coding sequence ATGCTGACGCAAGAAATGACTCAAAAGCTGAATGAGCAACTGAATCTGGAGTTCTACTCCGCCAACCTGTACCTGCAGATGAGCGCATGGTGCAGCGATAAAGGCTTTGAAGGCGCCGCCGCATTTCTTAAAGAGCACTCTCAGGAAGAGATGCAGCATATGCAACGTCTGTTCGACTACCTGAGCGATACCGGCTCTCTGCCGCTGCTGGGCACCATCGCCGCGCCGCCGGTGGAATTCGAATCGCTGGCGGATGTGTTCGAGCAGACCTACGAACACGAGAAGCTGATCACTCGTCAGATCAACGAGCTGGCGCACGCGGCAATGTCCTCTCATGATTACTCCACCTTCAACTTCCTGCAGTGGTACGTGGCGGAGCAGCACGAAGAAGAGAAGCTGTTCAAATCCGTACTGGATAAGCTGGCGCTGGTGGGCACCAGCGGCAAAGGTCTGTTCTTCATCGACAAAGATCTGAAGAAGATGGGCGCGATGGGCCAGGGCGGTAACGGCCAGGCTTGA
- the pip gene encoding prolyl aminopeptidase, with product MEQLRGLYPPLAAYDSGWLDTGDGHRIYWELSGNPNGKPAVFIHGGPGGGISPHHRQLFDPERYKVLLFDQRGCGRSRPHASLDNNTTWHLVADIERLREMAGVEQWLVFGGSWGSTLALAYAQTHPERVSEMVLRGIFTLRKQELHWYYQDGASRFFPDKWERVLSILSDDERKDVIAAYRQRLTSADPQVQLEAAKLWSVWEGETVTLLPSRESASFGEDDFALAFARIENHYFTHLGFLESDDQLLRNVPLIRHIPAVIVHGRYDMACQVQNAWDLAKAWPEAELHIVEGAGHSYDEPGILHQLMIATDRFAGK from the coding sequence ATGGAACAATTACGAGGTTTGTACCCGCCGTTAGCGGCATACGACAGCGGTTGGCTGGACACTGGGGATGGCCACCGGATCTACTGGGAGCTGAGCGGTAACCCGAACGGTAAGCCGGCGGTTTTCATTCACGGCGGGCCGGGCGGAGGCATCTCTCCGCACCATCGCCAGCTGTTCGATCCCGAACGCTATAAGGTGTTGCTGTTCGATCAGCGCGGCTGTGGCCGTTCCCGTCCGCACGCCAGCCTGGACAACAACACCACCTGGCATTTGGTGGCCGATATTGAGCGGCTGCGGGAAATGGCCGGCGTTGAGCAGTGGCTGGTGTTCGGCGGTTCCTGGGGTTCCACGCTGGCGCTTGCCTATGCGCAGACCCACCCGGAACGCGTCAGTGAAATGGTGCTGCGCGGCATCTTCACCCTGCGCAAGCAGGAGCTGCATTGGTATTACCAGGACGGCGCTTCGCGCTTCTTCCCGGATAAATGGGAGCGCGTGCTGTCCATTCTGTCGGATGACGAGCGCAAAGACGTGATCGCCGCCTACCGGCAGCGGCTGACCTCGGCCGATCCGCAGGTGCAGCTCGAAGCGGCCAAGCTGTGGAGCGTGTGGGAAGGGGAGACCGTCACGCTGCTGCCGAGCCGCGAGTCTGCGTCGTTCGGCGAGGATGATTTCGCGCTGGCGTTCGCCCGCATTGAAAACCACTACTTCACCCATCTGGGGTTCCTGGAAAGCGACGACCAGCTGCTGCGCAACGTGCCGCTGATCCGCCATATTCCGGCGGTGATCGTCCACGGCCGTTATGACATGGCCTGTCAGGTGCAGAACGCCTGGGATCTGGCCAAGGCCTGGCCGGAAGCGGAGTTGCATATCGTGGAAGGGGCGGGGCATTCGTATGACGAACCGGGCATCTTGCACCAACTGATGATCGCCACCGACCGGTTCGCCGGCAAGTGA
- the ghrA gene encoding glyoxylate/hydroxypyruvate reductase GhrA has protein sequence MNIIYYHPLFNAQEWLAGIKQRLPQAEIREWQRGDERPADYALVWRPPHEMLANRRDLKAVFALGAGVDAILDQERKHPGTLPAGVPLLRLEDTGMAQQMQEYALSYVLRYFRRFDEYQALQQRQEWQPLDPHSLEDFTIGILGAGVLGQSVARKLTEFGFSVRCWSRSAKQLDGVQSFAGEAQRAAFFDGVKLLINLLPNTPETLGILNRELFAQLQPGAYLINIARGAHLVEADLLAALEQGQLAAATLDVFAREPLPQDHPFWRHPRVTITPHIAAITLPQQAMDQIAANIRALEAGHAPAGVVDRQRGY, from the coding sequence ATGAACATCATTTATTACCACCCCTTGTTTAACGCCCAGGAATGGCTGGCCGGCATCAAGCAGCGCCTGCCGCAGGCTGAGATCCGCGAGTGGCAGCGCGGCGACGAGCGGCCGGCCGATTACGCGCTGGTGTGGCGCCCGCCGCACGAGATGCTGGCCAACCGTCGCGATCTGAAAGCGGTGTTCGCCCTCGGCGCCGGCGTCGACGCCATTCTCGATCAGGAGCGCAAACACCCCGGCACGCTGCCCGCCGGCGTGCCGCTGCTGCGGCTGGAAGATACCGGCATGGCGCAGCAGATGCAGGAATACGCGCTGAGCTATGTGCTGCGCTATTTCCGCCGTTTCGACGAGTATCAGGCGCTGCAGCAGCGGCAGGAGTGGCAGCCGCTCGATCCGCACTCGCTGGAGGATTTCACCATCGGCATCCTCGGCGCCGGCGTGCTGGGGCAGAGCGTGGCGCGCAAGCTGACCGAGTTTGGCTTCAGCGTGCGCTGCTGGAGCCGCAGCGCCAAACAGTTAGACGGCGTGCAAAGCTTTGCCGGAGAGGCGCAGCGCGCGGCCTTCTTCGACGGCGTCAAACTGCTGATCAACCTGCTGCCCAATACGCCGGAGACTCTCGGCATCCTCAACCGCGAGCTGTTCGCGCAGCTGCAGCCGGGCGCCTATCTCATCAACATCGCGCGCGGCGCGCATCTGGTGGAAGCCGATCTGCTGGCGGCGCTCGAGCAGGGGCAGCTGGCCGCCGCCACGCTGGACGTGTTCGCCCGCGAACCGCTGCCGCAGGATCACCCGTTCTGGCGTCATCCGCGTGTCACCATTACCCCGCATATTGCTGCCATCACGTTGCCGCAGCAGGCGATGGATCAGATCGCCGCCAACATTCGCGCGCTGGAGGCGGGGCATGCCCCGGCCGGTGTGGTCGACAGGCAACGGGGTTACTGA
- a CDS encoding S9 family peptidase encodes MMTPPKAEKRPYPITIHGDTRVDDYYWLRDDERADRQVLDYLQAENAYTDAMLKPQQALRETLYEEMVARIPQQEHSVPYVRHGYRYQTRYEPGNEYAISVRQPQAESEHWEVLIDGNQRAENHEFYTLGGLDVSPDNQRLGVAEDFLSRRQYDIRFKNLADGSWADEVLENTSGSFEWANDSSTVYYVRKHAKTLLPYQVYRHVVGSDPQQDELIYEELDDTFYVGLEKTTSERFILIHLSSTTTSEILLLDADRADAKPQLFVPRRKDHEYAIDHYHQHFYIRSNKDGKNFGLYQSEQADEAQWQTLIAPRADVMLEGFSLFRDWLVVEERSAGLTLLRQIHWQSGEEKRIAFDDPTYTTWLAYNPDPETALLRYGYSSMTTPTTLYELNMDSGERTMLKQQEVKNFTPENYRSERVWVKARDGVEVPVSLVYRQDCFQRGANPLMVYGYGSYGSSMDPAFSASRLSLLDRGFVFALAHIRGGGELGQLWYEDGKLFNKQNTFNDFIDVTETLVAQGYGDGKRVFAMGGSAGGLLMGAVINQAPQLFHGVVAQVPFVDVVTTMLDETIPLTTGEYDEWGNPNEQDYYDYIKQYSPYDQVKAQEYPHLLVTTGLHDSQVQYWEPAKWVAKLRELKTDDRQLLLYTDMDAGHGGKSGRFKAYEDIALEYAFILALAE; translated from the coding sequence ATGATGACCCCACCAAAAGCGGAAAAACGTCCTTATCCCATCACCATCCACGGCGACACGCGCGTGGATGACTACTACTGGCTGCGCGACGACGAGCGCGCAGACCGCCAGGTGCTGGACTACCTGCAGGCGGAGAACGCCTACACCGATGCGATGCTGAAGCCGCAGCAGGCGCTGCGCGAAACCCTGTATGAAGAGATGGTGGCGCGCATTCCGCAGCAGGAACATTCGGTGCCTTACGTGCGCCACGGCTACCGCTATCAGACGCGCTACGAGCCGGGCAACGAATACGCGATTTCCGTGCGCCAGCCGCAGGCCGAGAGTGAGCACTGGGAGGTGCTTATCGACGGTAACCAGCGTGCCGAGAACCACGAATTTTACACCCTGGGCGGGCTGGACGTCAGCCCAGACAATCAGCGGCTGGGGGTAGCGGAAGATTTCCTGTCGCGCCGCCAGTACGACATTCGCTTCAAGAACCTGGCCGACGGCAGTTGGGCGGACGAAGTGTTGGAAAATACCTCCGGCAGCTTCGAGTGGGCCAACGACTCCTCGACGGTGTACTACGTGCGCAAGCACGCCAAGACGCTGCTGCCGTATCAGGTCTATCGCCACGTGGTGGGCAGCGATCCGCAGCAGGATGAGCTGATTTACGAAGAGCTGGACGATACCTTTTACGTCGGGCTGGAGAAGACCACCTCCGAGCGCTTTATTCTGATCCACCTGAGCAGCACTACCACCTCGGAGATCCTGCTTCTGGACGCCGATCGCGCGGACGCCAAGCCGCAGCTGTTCGTGCCGCGCCGCAAGGATCACGAGTACGCCATCGATCACTATCATCAGCATTTTTACATCCGCTCCAACAAGGACGGCAAGAACTTCGGCCTGTACCAAAGCGAGCAGGCCGACGAAGCGCAGTGGCAGACGCTGATCGCCCCGCGCGCCGACGTGATGCTGGAGGGCTTCAGCCTGTTCCGCGACTGGCTGGTGGTGGAAGAACGCAGCGCCGGCCTGACGCTGTTGCGCCAGATCCACTGGCAAAGCGGCGAAGAGAAGCGCATCGCCTTCGACGATCCGACTTACACCACCTGGCTGGCGTACAACCCGGATCCGGAAACCGCGCTGCTGCGCTATGGCTATTCGTCGATGACTACCCCGACCACGCTGTATGAGCTGAACATGGACAGCGGCGAGCGGACGATGCTCAAGCAGCAGGAAGTGAAGAACTTCACGCCGGAAAACTACCGCAGCGAGCGGGTGTGGGTGAAAGCGCGCGACGGCGTCGAGGTGCCGGTCTCGCTGGTGTATCGCCAGGACTGCTTCCAGCGTGGCGCCAACCCGCTGATGGTGTACGGTTACGGCTCTTACGGCAGCAGCATGGATCCGGCGTTCAGCGCCAGCCGCCTGAGCCTGCTGGATCGCGGCTTCGTGTTCGCACTGGCGCACATTCGCGGCGGCGGCGAGCTGGGGCAGCTGTGGTATGAAGACGGCAAGTTGTTCAACAAGCAGAACACCTTTAACGACTTTATCGACGTGACCGAAACGCTGGTCGCCCAGGGGTACGGCGACGGCAAACGGGTGTTCGCCATGGGCGGCAGCGCCGGCGGCCTGCTGATGGGCGCGGTGATCAACCAGGCGCCGCAGCTGTTCCACGGCGTGGTGGCGCAGGTGCCGTTCGTCGACGTGGTGACCACCATGCTGGATGAGACCATTCCGCTGACCACCGGCGAATACGACGAGTGGGGCAACCCGAACGAGCAGGACTATTACGACTACATCAAGCAGTACAGCCCGTACGATCAGGTGAAGGCGCAGGAATACCCGCATCTGCTGGTGACCACCGGCCTGCACGATTCGCAGGTGCAGTATTGGGAGCCGGCCAAGTGGGTGGCCAAGCTGCGCGAGCTGAAAACCGACGATCGGCAGCTGCTGCTGTATACCGACATGGATGCCGGCCACGGCGGCAAGTCCGGCCGCTTCAAGGCCTATGAGGATATTGCGCTGGAGTACGCCTTCATTCTGGCGCTGGCGGAATAA
- the exoX gene encoding exodeoxyribonuclease X: MTLRVIDTETCGLDGGVVEVASLDLLDGQLTNPMSDLISPDRPISLDAMAIHHITEQMVEGKPRIAVAIGRYQGSPYYVAHNAAFDRGVLPEMNGAWICTLKLARTLYPDIKYGNQYLRYALNLDVQLPADATLYPHRALYDCYVTAALLQRIIKDSGWTPEQMVQITEQPVLLKKFKFGKYRGQEIDRIAQEDPGYLRWMLKSIDDLSPDMKHTLKYYLIG, encoded by the coding sequence ATGACGTTACGCGTAATAGATACCGAGACCTGCGGGCTGGACGGCGGCGTGGTGGAAGTGGCCTCCCTCGATCTGCTCGACGGCCAGTTAACCAACCCGATGAGCGATCTGATCAGCCCGGATCGCCCCATCAGCCTGGACGCGATGGCGATTCATCACATCACCGAACAGATGGTGGAAGGCAAACCGCGCATTGCAGTGGCGATCGGCCGCTATCAGGGCAGCCCCTACTATGTGGCACACAACGCCGCTTTCGATCGCGGCGTGCTGCCGGAGATGAACGGCGCCTGGATCTGCACCCTCAAGCTGGCGCGCACGCTGTATCCGGACATCAAGTACGGCAACCAGTATCTGCGCTACGCGCTGAACCTGGACGTGCAGCTGCCGGCTGACGCCACGCTGTACCCGCACCGCGCGCTGTACGACTGCTACGTCACCGCCGCGCTGCTGCAGCGCATCATCAAGGATTCGGGCTGGACGCCGGAGCAAATGGTGCAGATCACCGAACAACCGGTGCTGTTGAAGAAGTTCAAATTCGGCAAGTATCGCGGGCAGGAGATCGATCGCATCGCCCAGGAAGATCCCGGCTATCTGCGCTGGATGCTGAAATCCATCGACGACCTGAGCCCGGACATGAAGCACACGCTGAAATACTATCTGATTGGCTAA
- a CDS encoding DNA polymerase III subunit theta, producing the protein MGYNLAELPKEEMDRVNVDLAASGVAYKERYNMPVIPEVVEREQPEALRDYFRERVAHYRAESHRFSRLPYEPKAK; encoded by the coding sequence GTGGGTTACAATCTGGCCGAGCTGCCCAAAGAGGAAATGGACAGGGTGAATGTGGATCTCGCCGCCTCAGGCGTGGCGTACAAAGAGCGCTACAACATGCCGGTGATCCCGGAAGTGGTAGAGCGCGAGCAGCCGGAAGCGCTGCGCGATTATTTTCGCGAGCGCGTGGCGCATTACCGCGCGGAATCCCACAGGTTTTCGCGCCTGCCGTACGAGCCGAAGGCCAAATAA
- the dksA gene encoding RNA polymerase-binding protein DksA: MTVMALPDAQQLLAMPDSDYMNSVQRAFFRQLLQDERQKLLLHIDELKSEIDGGEATGDEADKAAREEDLRLLFRQLDRESRLLPKIDAALARLQNGEYGYCRETGEPIGLARLLLRPTAELSIEAKTAQEMREPHMRKGG; encoded by the coding sequence ATGACTGTGATGGCATTACCGGATGCGCAGCAACTGCTGGCCATGCCGGATTCTGATTATATGAACTCGGTTCAACGGGCGTTTTTCCGTCAGCTGCTGCAGGATGAGCGGCAAAAGCTGCTGTTGCATATCGATGAGCTGAAGAGCGAGATCGACGGCGGCGAAGCGACGGGCGATGAGGCCGACAAGGCGGCGCGCGAAGAGGATCTGCGCTTGCTGTTCCGCCAGTTGGATCGCGAAAGCCGCCTGCTGCCGAAAATCGATGCGGCGCTGGCGCGTTTGCAGAACGGCGAATACGGCTACTGCCGCGAAACCGGCGAACCCATCGGGCTGGCGCGCCTGCTGCTGCGCCCGACGGCGGAACTGAGCATCGAGGCGAAAACCGCGCAGGAGATGCGCGAGCCGCATATGCGTAAAGGCGGGTAA
- a CDS encoding RidA family protein: MKNGITHYHHGVIWEEENGVSQGYRVKDTLYISGQFSHDMQGEFVGAGDIERQTQQTLDNLDRVLAGFGVERSNLAYVEIYLTDVQAHFEPCVALFKRYVGDHRPAGSLIGVTGLASPEQLVEISAIAHLN; the protein is encoded by the coding sequence ATGAAAAATGGCATCACGCACTACCACCACGGGGTCATTTGGGAAGAGGAGAATGGCGTGTCCCAAGGCTATCGCGTCAAGGATACCCTCTACATCTCGGGGCAGTTTTCCCATGATATGCAGGGGGAGTTTGTCGGCGCGGGCGATATCGAACGGCAAACCCAACAGACGTTGGACAATCTGGATCGGGTATTGGCGGGATTCGGCGTCGAACGTTCGAACCTGGCGTATGTGGAGATCTATCTGACCGATGTACAGGCGCATTTTGAACCCTGCGTTGCGTTGTTCAAGCGCTATGTCGGTGATCACCGGCCCGCCGGTTCGCTGATCGGCGTCACCGGGCTGGCTTCGCCCGAGCAATTGGTGGAGATCAGCGCGATCGCGCACCTGAACTGA
- a CDS encoding phosphatase — translation MYPVDLHMHTVASTHAYSTLHDYIAEAQQKGIKLFAITDHGPDMADAPHYWHFMNMHVWPRLVNGVGILRGIEANIKNLQGDIDCTGPMLTATDVIIAGFHEPVFAPQDKASNTEAMIAAMAQGDVHIISHPGNPRYPIDIPAVAAAAAKYEVALELNNSSFTHSRKGSEANCRAIAAAVRDAGGWLALGSDSHVAFSLGNFEHCERIIEEVGFPQERILNVSPRRLLDFLERRGKPAIAELADL, via the coding sequence ATGTACCCCGTTGATTTGCATATGCACACCGTCGCCAGCACCCACGCCTACAGCACGCTGCACGATTACATCGCCGAAGCCCAGCAGAAGGGCATCAAACTGTTCGCCATCACCGATCACGGCCCGGACATGGCCGATGCGCCACACTATTGGCACTTCATGAACATGCACGTGTGGCCGCGCCTGGTGAACGGCGTGGGCATCTTGCGCGGTATCGAAGCCAACATCAAAAACCTGCAGGGCGACATCGACTGCACCGGCCCGATGCTGACCGCCACCGACGTGATCATCGCCGGTTTCCATGAGCCGGTGTTTGCGCCGCAGGATAAAGCGTCCAATACTGAAGCGATGATCGCCGCGATGGCGCAGGGAGACGTGCATATCATCAGCCACCCCGGCAACCCGCGTTACCCGATCGACATTCCCGCCGTTGCGGCGGCGGCGGCCAAATACGAAGTGGCGCTGGAGCTGAATAACTCGTCGTTCACCCACTCCCGCAAGGGCAGCGAGGCCAATTGCCGGGCGATCGCCGCCGCGGTACGCGACGCCGGCGGCTGGCTGGCGCTGGGTTCGGATTCGCACGTCGCTTTTTCACTGGGTAATTTCGAGCACTGCGAGCGCATCATCGAAGAGGTGGGCTTCCCGCAGGAGCGCATTCTCAACGTCAGCCCGCGCCGGTTGCTGGATTTTCTCGAGCGGCGCGGCAAGCCGGCGATTGCGGAATTGGCCGATTTGTGA
- the yobA gene encoding CopC domain-containing protein YobA, with translation MIGKIRSSCRLLSTIFVLFVGLSSQQALAHAHLKVETPKADASVSPAPKALTLSFSEGIEPNFSGVKITGPDNAVVKTGKLQLDPNNNTQVNVPIEGELSAGKYNVGWHVVSVDGHKTKGQYSFTVN, from the coding sequence GTGATCGGTAAAATTCGTTCCTCCTGTCGCCTGCTTTCCACCATTTTCGTCCTGTTCGTTGGCCTGTCTTCACAGCAAGCGCTGGCGCACGCCCACCTGAAAGTGGAAACGCCGAAGGCCGACGCCAGCGTCAGCCCGGCACCGAAGGCGCTGACCCTCAGCTTCTCCGAAGGCATCGAGCCGAACTTCAGCGGCGTGAAAATCACCGGCCCGGACAACGCCGTGGTGAAAACCGGCAAGCTGCAGCTCGATCCGAACAACAACACCCAGGTCAACGTGCCGATTGAAGGCGAGCTGAGCGCGGGCAAATACAACGTCGGCTGGCATGTGGTGTCGGTCGACGGGCATAAAACCAAAGGCCAGTACAGCTTCACCGTAAACTGA
- a CDS encoding tellurite resistance TerB family protein, with protein MKSNWMQQIQTLIGQKAGAMGGAEGIGKLLAPTALGGLVGVLLANKSSRKLVGKFGKNALIIGGSAAVGAVLWNKYKQRVKETHQDEPQFGLQTTPVDLRAKRLVQALVFAAKSDGHIDADEQRAIDHSLAQLQVGEEAQGWVQEALDQPLNPELIARSVQNEDEALEVYYLSCLVIDVDHFMERGYLDALAQALKIPADVKQGIESDVNEKKRELA; from the coding sequence ATGAAAAGTAACTGGATGCAGCAGATTCAAACGTTGATCGGGCAGAAGGCCGGCGCGATGGGCGGGGCGGAAGGCATCGGCAAGCTGCTGGCGCCCACGGCGCTGGGCGGTCTGGTCGGCGTGCTGTTGGCCAACAAATCCTCGCGTAAGCTGGTGGGCAAGTTCGGCAAAAATGCGCTGATCATCGGCGGCAGCGCGGCGGTGGGCGCGGTGCTGTGGAACAAGTATAAGCAGCGGGTGAAAGAGACCCATCAGGACGAACCGCAGTTCGGTTTGCAAACCACGCCGGTGGATCTGCGCGCCAAACGTTTGGTGCAGGCGCTGGTGTTCGCCGCCAAGAGCGACGGCCATATCGATGCCGACGAACAGCGCGCCATCGATCACAGCCTGGCGCAGCTGCAGGTGGGGGAAGAGGCGCAGGGCTGGGTGCAGGAAGCGCTCGATCAGCCGCTCAACCCGGAATTGATCGCCCGCAGCGTGCAAAATGAAGACGAGGCGCTGGAGGTTTACTACCTGAGCTGTCTGGTGATCGACGTCGACCACTTTATGGAGCGCGGCTACCTCGATGCGCTGGCGCAGGCGCTGAAGATCCCGGCGGACGTCAAGCAGGGCATCGAGAGCGACGTCAACGAGAAAAAGCGCGAGCTGGCGTAG
- a CDS encoding carbon-nitrogen hydrolase family protein, which yields MPRFTLAAAQYPAAAADIACNLERHLEFIAQAADRQVQLLVFPELSLSGYELAEAPALALTLDDPRLQPLSAAARARQMTIIVGAPLRSGPALYIAALIFHPSGALATYTKQHLHGAEQQYFSPGVGGSLLAMHQQRIALAICADTSQPAHASAAAQAGAHIYAAGVLISEAGYAKDSAVLAGYARRYGMLTLMANHAAPTGGWIPAGRSAIWDETGERLIAAPGDAPGLVIASRSADGWHGHLCRLS from the coding sequence ATGCCCCGCTTCACCCTCGCTGCCGCCCAATACCCCGCCGCCGCCGCCGATATCGCCTGCAATCTTGAGCGTCATCTTGAATTTATCGCGCAGGCAGCCGATCGGCAGGTGCAGCTGCTGGTTTTTCCCGAACTGTCGCTGAGCGGCTATGAGTTGGCCGAGGCGCCTGCATTGGCGCTGACTCTGGATGATCCCCGCCTGCAGCCGCTCAGTGCAGCGGCGCGAGCGCGACAGATGACGATCATCGTCGGCGCGCCCTTACGCAGCGGCCCGGCATTGTATATCGCCGCCTTGATTTTTCACCCCAGCGGCGCGCTAGCCACCTACACCAAACAGCATCTGCACGGCGCGGAACAGCAATACTTCTCGCCCGGTGTGGGCGGCTCGTTGCTGGCAATGCACCAGCAACGCATCGCGCTGGCTATCTGCGCCGACACCTCGCAACCCGCTCATGCCAGTGCCGCCGCACAGGCGGGTGCGCATATTTATGCCGCCGGCGTACTGATCTCTGAAGCGGGTTACGCGAAAGACAGCGCTGTGCTGGCGGGCTATGCCCGCCGTTACGGCATGCTCACGCTGATGGCCAACCATGCGGCACCGACCGGCGGCTGGATCCCAGCGGGCCGCAGCGCCATCTGGGATGAAACGGGAGAGCGCCTGATTGCCGCGCCGGGCGACGCCCCCGGGCTGGTCATCGCGAGCAGGAGCGCCGACGGTTGGCACGGCCACCTGTGCCGGTTAAGCTAG
- a CDS encoding LysR family transcriptional regulator, whose amino-acid sequence MLRANLNDIQVFMAVVDAGSFVAGGQTMGLSRSAAGKAIARLEQRLSVRLLHRTTRSLGLTDEGREFYRRGLQILASVDDAEASVAGDKGTARGVLRLTAPSAFGRRILLPLVPKFLVAWPEVQVEISFSDRLADVVEEGFDLAVRIGVTAPDTRLVSRTLARYRALLCASPAYLAARGEPHTVESLAGHEALLFSSRNQKQPWRLRDERGEWVKAPVRGRLRLDSGEALHDAALAGLGIAYLPEFMIAEDLATGRLQQVLRAVEGEEVRIVALYPNKRLLEPRVRRFLDLLADTLGG is encoded by the coding sequence ATGCTACGGGCGAATCTCAATGACATTCAGGTTTTCATGGCCGTCGTCGACGCCGGCAGTTTTGTCGCCGGCGGACAGACGATGGGGCTATCGCGTTCGGCGGCGGGCAAGGCCATCGCGCGTCTGGAGCAGCGGCTGAGCGTGCGGCTGTTGCATCGCACCACGCGTTCGCTTGGCCTGACCGACGAGGGACGAGAGTTTTATCGACGTGGCCTACAGATCCTCGCTTCGGTCGACGATGCCGAGGCCAGCGTGGCCGGCGACAAGGGCACCGCACGCGGAGTGCTGCGGTTGACCGCCCCTTCCGCCTTCGGCAGACGGATCCTGTTGCCGCTGGTGCCGAAATTTCTCGTCGCCTGGCCTGAGGTGCAGGTGGAGATCAGTTTTTCCGATCGCCTGGCGGATGTCGTGGAAGAAGGGTTTGATTTGGCAGTACGGATCGGCGTCACGGCACCGGATACCCGGCTGGTGTCCAGAACCCTCGCCAGGTATCGCGCCCTGCTGTGCGCCTCCCCCGCCTACCTCGCCGCCCGTGGCGAACCGCATACCGTTGAGTCGCTCGCCGGGCACGAGGCTCTGCTGTTCAGCAGCCGCAACCAAAAGCAGCCCTGGCGGTTGCGTGACGAGCGCGGCGAATGGGTCAAGGCTCCAGTTCGCGGCCGCCTGCGGCTGGACAGCGGAGAAGCGCTGCACGATGCCGCTTTGGCCGGGTTGGGCATCGCGTATCTGCCGGAGTTTATGATTGCGGAGGATTTGGCCACCGGTCGTCTGCAGCAGGTGCTGCGCGCCGTGGAGGGTGAAGAAGTCAGGATTGTGGCGCTCTATCCGAATAAGCGCCTGCTGGAACCCCGTGTCAGGCGCTTTCTCGATCTCTTGGCGGATACGCTCGGCGGCTGA